From Choloepus didactylus isolate mChoDid1 chromosome 19, mChoDid1.pri, whole genome shotgun sequence, one genomic window encodes:
- the LOC119515916 gene encoding son of sevenless homolog 1-like isoform X2 codes for MQAQQLPYEFFSEENAPKWRGLLVPALKKVQGQVHPTLESNDDALQYVEELILQLLNMLCQAQPRSAADVEERVQKSFPHPIDKWAIADAQSAIEKKKRRNPLSLPVEKIHPLLKEVLGYKIDHQVSVYIVAVLEYISADILKLVGNYVRNIRHYEITEQDIKVAMCADKVLMDMFHQDVEDINILSLTDEEPSTSGEQTYYDLVKAFMAEIRQYIRELNLIIKVFREPFVSNSKLFSANDVENIFSRIVDIHELSIKLLGHIEDTVEMTDEGSPHPLVGSCFEDLAEELAFDPYESYARDILRPGFHDRFLSQLSKPGAALYLQSIGEGFKEAVQYVLPRLLLAPVYHCLHYFELLKLEEKSEDQEDKECLKQAITALLNVQSGMEKICSKSLAKRRLSESACRFYSQQMKGKQLAIKKMNEIQKNIDGWEGKDIGQCCNEFIMEGTLTRVGAKHERHIFLFDGLMICCKSNHGQPRLPGASNAEYRLKEKFFMRKSAEEKNNWMAALISLQYRSTLERMLDVTMLQEEKEEQMRLPSADVYRFAEPDSEENIIFEENMQPKAGIPIIKAGTVIKLIERLTYHMYADPNFVRTFLTTYRSFCKPQELLSLIIERFEIPEPEPTEADRIAIENGDQPLSAELKRFRKEYIQPVQLRVLNVCRHWVEHHFYDFERDADLLQRMEEFIGTVRGKAMKKWVESITKIIQRKKIARDNGPGHNITFQSPPPTVEWHISRPGHIETFDLLTLHPIEIARQLTLLESDLYRAVQPSELVGSVWTKEDKEINSPNLLKMIRHTTNLTLWFEKCIVETENLEERVAVVSRIIEILQVFQELNNFNGVLEVVSAMNSSPVYRLDHTFEQIPSRQKKILEEAHELSEDHYKKYLAKLRSINPPCVPFFGIYLTNILKTEEGNPEVLKRHGKELINFSKRRKVAEITGEIQQYQNQPYCLRVESDIKRFFENLNPMGNSMEKEFTDYLFNKSLEIEPRNPKPLPRFPKKYSYPLKSPGVRPSNPRPGTMRHPTPLQQEPRKISYSRIPESETESTASAPNSPRTPLTPPPASGASSTTDVCSVFDSDHSSPFHSSSDTVFIQVTLPHGPRSASVSSISLTRGTDEVPVPPPVPPRRRPESAPAESSPSKIMSKHLDSPPAIPPRQPTSKVYSPRYSISDRTSLSDPPESPPILPPREPVRTPDVFSSSPLHLQPPPLGKKSDHGNAFFPNSPSPFTPPPPQTPSPHGTRRHLPSPPLTQEVDLHPIAGPPVPPRQSTSQHIPKLPPKTYKREHTHPAMHRDAPPLLENAHSS; via the exons ATGCAGGCGCAGCAGCTGCCGTACGAGTTTTTCAGCGAGGAGAACGCGCCCAAGTGGCGGGGGCTGCTGGTGCCCGCGCTGAAAAA GGTTCAAGGGCAAGTTCATCCTACACTTGAATCTAATGATGATGCTCTTCAGTATGTTGAAGAATTAATCTTGCAATTATTAAATATGCTATGCCAAGCTCAGCCCCGAAGTGCTGCTGATGTAGAGGAACGTGTTCAAAAAAGTTTCCCTCATCCAATTGATAAATGGGCAATAGCTGATGCCCAGTCAGCTATTGAGAAGAAGAAGCGAAGAAACCCTTTATCTCTCCCAGTAGAAAAAATTCATCCTTTATTAAAGGAGGTCCTAGGTTATAAAATTGACCACCAGGTTTCTGTTTACATAGTAGCAGTATTAGAATACATTTCTGCAGACATTTTAAAGCTGGTGGGGAATTACGTACGAAATATCCGGCATTATGAAATTACAGAACAAGATATTAAGGTGGCAATGTGTGCTGATAAGGTATTGATGGATATGTTTCATCAAGATGTAgaagatataaatatattatctttAACTGATGAAGAGCCTTCCACCTCAGGAGAGCAAACTTACTATGACTTAGTAAAAGCATTTATGGCAGAAATTCGACAATATATAAGGGAACTAAATCTAATTATAAAAGTTTTTAGAGAGCCCTTTGTCTCcaattcaaaattgttttcagCTAATGATGTAGAAAATATATTTAGTCGTATAGTAGACATACATGAACTTAGTATAAAGTTACTGGGCCATATAGAAGATACTGTAGAAATGACAGATGAAGGCAGTCCTCATCCATTAGTAGGAAGCTGTTTTGAAGACTTAGCAGAGGAACTGGCATTTGACCCATATGAATCATATGCTCGAGATATTTTACGACCTGGTTTCCATGATCGTTTCCTTAGTCAGTTATCAAAGCCTGGGGCGGCACTCTATTTGCAGTCAATAGGTGAAGGTTTCAAGGAAGCTGTTCAATATGTTTTACCCAGGCTACTTCTAGCCCCTGTTTACCACTGTCTACATTACTTTGAGCTTTTGAAGTTAGAAGAAAAGAGTGAAGATCAAGAAGACAAGGAGTGTTTGAAACAAGCAATAACAGCGTTGCTTAATGttcagagtggtatggaaaaaatatgttctaaaaGTCTTGCAAAACGAAGACTGAGTGAATCTGCATGTCGGTTTTATAGTCAGCAAATGAAGGGGAAACAACTAGCAATCAAGAAAATGAACGAGATTCAGAAGAATATTGATGGTTGGGAGGGAAAAGACATTGGACAGTGTTGCAATGAGTTTATAATGGAAGGAACTCTTACACGTGTAGGCGCCAAACATGAAAGACACATATTTCTCTTTGATGGCTTAATGATTTGCTGTAAATCAAATCACGGGCAGCCAAGACTTCCTGGTGCTAGCAATGCAGAATATCGTCTTAAAGAAAAGTTTTTTATGAGAAAG TCAgctgaagagaaaaacaattggATGGCAGCACTGATATCTTTACAGTACCGGAGTACACTGGAAAGGATGCTTGATGTAACAATGCtacaggaagagaaggaggagcagATGAGGCTCCCTAGTGCTGATGTTTATAGATTTGCAGAGCCTGACTCTGAAGAGAatataatatttgaagaaaacatGCAGCCCAAGGCTGGAATTCCAATTATCAAAGCAGGAACTGTTATTAAACTTATAGAAAGGCTTACATACCATATGTATGCAGATCCCAATTTTGTTCGGACATTTCTTACAACGTACAGATCCTTTTGTAAACCTCAAGAACTACTGAGTCTTATAATAGAAAGGTTTGAAATTCCAGAACCTGAGCCAACAGAAGCTGATCGCATAGCTATAGAAAATGGAGATCAACCCTTGAGTGCAGAACTAAAAAGatttagaaaagaatatatacaacCTGTACAACTGCGAGTATTAAATGTTTGTCGGCATTGGGTAGAGCACCACTTCTATGATTTTGAAAGAGATGCAGATCTTTTACAACGAATGGAGGAATTTATTGGAACAGTAAGAGgtaaagcaatgaaaaaatgGGTTGAATCCATCACTAAGataatccaaaggaaaaaaattgcaagagacaATGGACCAGGTCATAATATTACATTTCAGAGTCcaccacccacagttgagtggcaTATAAGCAGACCTGGGCATATAGAGACTTTTGACCTGCTCACGTTACACCCAATAGAAATTGCTCGACAACTCACTTTACTTGAATCGGATCTATACCGAGCTGTACAGCCATCAGAATTAGTTGGAAGTGTGTGGacaaaagaagacaaagaaattaatTCTCCTAATCTTCTGAAAATGATCCGGCATACCACTAATCTCACTCTGTGGTTTGAGAAATGTATTGTAGAAACTGAAAACTTAGAAGAAAGAGTAGCTGTGGTGAGTCGAATAATTGAGATTCTACAAGTCTTTCAGGAGCTGAACAACTTCAATGGTGTCCTTGAGGTTGTCAGTGCTATGAACTCATCACCTGTGTACAGGCTAGACCACACATTTGAGCAAATACCAAGTcgacaaaagaaaattttagaagaagCTCATGAATTGAGTGAAGATCACTATAAGAAATATTTGGCAAAACTCAGGTCTATCAATCCACCATGTGTGCCTTTCTTTGGAATTTATTTaactaatatattaaaaacagaagAAGGCAACCCTGAGGTCCTAAAAAGGCATGGGAAAGAACTTATAAACTTTAGCAAGAGGAGGAAAGTAGCAGAAATAACAGGAGAGATCCAGCAGTACCAAAATCAGCCTTACTGTTTACGAGTAGAATCAGATATCAAAAGGTTCTTTGAAAACTTAAATCCAATGGGAAATAGCATGGAAAAAGAATTTACAGATTATCTTTTCAACAAATCCCTAGAAATAGAACCACGAAACCCTAAGCCTCTCCCAAGATTTCCAAAAAAATATAGCTATCCCCTAAAATCTCCTGGTGTTCGTCCATCAAACCCAAGACCAGGTACCATGAGACATCCCACACCTCTGCAACAGGAGCCAAGGAAAATTAGTTATAGTAGGATCCCTGAAAGTGAAACAGAAAGTACAGCATCTGCACCAAATTCTCCAAGAACACCGTTAACACCTCCTCCTGCTTCTGGTGCCTCCAGTACCACAGATGTTTGCAGCGTATTTGATTCTGATCATTCGAGCCCTTTTCACTCAAGCAGCGATACCGTCTTTATCCAAGTTACACTACCCCATGGCCCAAGATCTGCTTCAGTATCATCTATAAGTTTAACCAGGGGCACTGATGAAGTGCCTGTCCCCCCTCCTGTTCCTCCACGAAGAAGACCAGAATCTGCCCCAGCAGAATCTTCCCCTTCTAAGATTATGTCTAAGCATTTGGACAGCCCCCCAGCAATTCCTCCTAGGCAACCCACATCAAAAGTCTATTCACCACGATATTCAATATCAGACCGGACCTCTCTATCAGACCCTCCTGAAAGCCCTCCCATATTACCACCACGAGAACCTGTGAGGACACCTGATGTTTTCTCAAGCTCACCACTACATCTCCAACCTCCCCCTTTGGGCAAAAAAAGTGACCATGGCAATGCCTTCTTCCCAAACAGCCCTTCCCCCTTTACACCACCTCCTCCTCAAACACCTTCTCCTCATGGCACGAGAAGGCATCTGCCGTCACCGCCACTGACACAAGAAGTGGACCTTCATCCCATTGCTGGGCCGCCAGTTCCTCCACGACAGAGCACTTCTCAGCATATCCCTAAACTCCCTCCAAAAACTTACAAAAGGGAGCACACACACCCAGCCATGCACAGAGACGCACCACCACTGCTGGAGAATGCCCATTCTTCCTGA
- the LOC119515916 gene encoding son of sevenless homolog 1-like isoform X1, with product MQAQQLPYEFFSEENAPKWRGLLVPALKKVQGQVHPTLESNDDALQYVEELILQLLNMLCQAQPRSAADVEERVQKSFPHPIDKWAIADAQSAIEKKKRRNPLSLPVEKIHPLLKEVLGYKIDHQVSVYIVAVLEYISADILKLVGNYVRNIRHYEITEQDIKVAMCADKVLMDMFHQDVEDINILSLTDEEPSTSGEQTYYDLVKAFMAEIRQYIRELNLIIKVFREPFVSNSKLFSANDVENIFSRIVDIHELSIKLLGHIEDTVEMTDEGSPHPLVGSCFEDLAEELAFDPYESYARDILRPGFHDRFLSQLSKPGAALYLQSIGEGFKEAVQYVLPRLLLAPVYHCLHYFELLKLEEKSEDQEDKECLKQAITALLNVQSGMEKICSKSLAKRRLSESACRFYSQQMKGKQLAIKKMNEIQKNIDGWEGKDIGQCCNEFIMEGTLTRVGAKHERHIFLFDGLMICCKSNHGQPRLPGASNAEYRLKEKFFMRKVQINDKDDTNEYKHAFEIILKDENSVIFSAKSAEEKNNWMAALISLQYRSTLERMLDVTMLQEEKEEQMRLPSADVYRFAEPDSEENIIFEENMQPKAGIPIIKAGTVIKLIERLTYHMYADPNFVRTFLTTYRSFCKPQELLSLIIERFEIPEPEPTEADRIAIENGDQPLSAELKRFRKEYIQPVQLRVLNVCRHWVEHHFYDFERDADLLQRMEEFIGTVRGKAMKKWVESITKIIQRKKIARDNGPGHNITFQSPPPTVEWHISRPGHIETFDLLTLHPIEIARQLTLLESDLYRAVQPSELVGSVWTKEDKEINSPNLLKMIRHTTNLTLWFEKCIVETENLEERVAVVSRIIEILQVFQELNNFNGVLEVVSAMNSSPVYRLDHTFEQIPSRQKKILEEAHELSEDHYKKYLAKLRSINPPCVPFFGIYLTNILKTEEGNPEVLKRHGKELINFSKRRKVAEITGEIQQYQNQPYCLRVESDIKRFFENLNPMGNSMEKEFTDYLFNKSLEIEPRNPKPLPRFPKKYSYPLKSPGVRPSNPRPGTMRHPTPLQQEPRKISYSRIPESETESTASAPNSPRTPLTPPPASGASSTTDVCSVFDSDHSSPFHSSSDTVFIQVTLPHGPRSASVSSISLTRGTDEVPVPPPVPPRRRPESAPAESSPSKIMSKHLDSPPAIPPRQPTSKVYSPRYSISDRTSLSDPPESPPILPPREPVRTPDVFSSSPLHLQPPPLGKKSDHGNAFFPNSPSPFTPPPPQTPSPHGTRRHLPSPPLTQEVDLHPIAGPPVPPRQSTSQHIPKLPPKTYKREHTHPAMHRDAPPLLENAHSS from the exons ATGCAGGCGCAGCAGCTGCCGTACGAGTTTTTCAGCGAGGAGAACGCGCCCAAGTGGCGGGGGCTGCTGGTGCCCGCGCTGAAAAA GGTTCAAGGGCAAGTTCATCCTACACTTGAATCTAATGATGATGCTCTTCAGTATGTTGAAGAATTAATCTTGCAATTATTAAATATGCTATGCCAAGCTCAGCCCCGAAGTGCTGCTGATGTAGAGGAACGTGTTCAAAAAAGTTTCCCTCATCCAATTGATAAATGGGCAATAGCTGATGCCCAGTCAGCTATTGAGAAGAAGAAGCGAAGAAACCCTTTATCTCTCCCAGTAGAAAAAATTCATCCTTTATTAAAGGAGGTCCTAGGTTATAAAATTGACCACCAGGTTTCTGTTTACATAGTAGCAGTATTAGAATACATTTCTGCAGACATTTTAAAGCTGGTGGGGAATTACGTACGAAATATCCGGCATTATGAAATTACAGAACAAGATATTAAGGTGGCAATGTGTGCTGATAAGGTATTGATGGATATGTTTCATCAAGATGTAgaagatataaatatattatctttAACTGATGAAGAGCCTTCCACCTCAGGAGAGCAAACTTACTATGACTTAGTAAAAGCATTTATGGCAGAAATTCGACAATATATAAGGGAACTAAATCTAATTATAAAAGTTTTTAGAGAGCCCTTTGTCTCcaattcaaaattgttttcagCTAATGATGTAGAAAATATATTTAGTCGTATAGTAGACATACATGAACTTAGTATAAAGTTACTGGGCCATATAGAAGATACTGTAGAAATGACAGATGAAGGCAGTCCTCATCCATTAGTAGGAAGCTGTTTTGAAGACTTAGCAGAGGAACTGGCATTTGACCCATATGAATCATATGCTCGAGATATTTTACGACCTGGTTTCCATGATCGTTTCCTTAGTCAGTTATCAAAGCCTGGGGCGGCACTCTATTTGCAGTCAATAGGTGAAGGTTTCAAGGAAGCTGTTCAATATGTTTTACCCAGGCTACTTCTAGCCCCTGTTTACCACTGTCTACATTACTTTGAGCTTTTGAAGTTAGAAGAAAAGAGTGAAGATCAAGAAGACAAGGAGTGTTTGAAACAAGCAATAACAGCGTTGCTTAATGttcagagtggtatggaaaaaatatgttctaaaaGTCTTGCAAAACGAAGACTGAGTGAATCTGCATGTCGGTTTTATAGTCAGCAAATGAAGGGGAAACAACTAGCAATCAAGAAAATGAACGAGATTCAGAAGAATATTGATGGTTGGGAGGGAAAAGACATTGGACAGTGTTGCAATGAGTTTATAATGGAAGGAACTCTTACACGTGTAGGCGCCAAACATGAAAGACACATATTTCTCTTTGATGGCTTAATGATTTGCTGTAAATCAAATCACGGGCAGCCAAGACTTCCTGGTGCTAGCAATGCAGAATATCGTCTTAAAGAAAAGTTTTTTATGAGAAAGGTACAAATTAATGACAAAGATGACACCAATGAGTACAAGCatgcttttgaaataattttaaaagatgaaaatagtGTTATTTTTTCTGCCAAGTCAgctgaagagaaaaacaattggATGGCAGCACTGATATCTTTACAGTACCGGAGTACACTGGAAAGGATGCTTGATGTAACAATGCtacaggaagagaaggaggagcagATGAGGCTCCCTAGTGCTGATGTTTATAGATTTGCAGAGCCTGACTCTGAAGAGAatataatatttgaagaaaacatGCAGCCCAAGGCTGGAATTCCAATTATCAAAGCAGGAACTGTTATTAAACTTATAGAAAGGCTTACATACCATATGTATGCAGATCCCAATTTTGTTCGGACATTTCTTACAACGTACAGATCCTTTTGTAAACCTCAAGAACTACTGAGTCTTATAATAGAAAGGTTTGAAATTCCAGAACCTGAGCCAACAGAAGCTGATCGCATAGCTATAGAAAATGGAGATCAACCCTTGAGTGCAGAACTAAAAAGatttagaaaagaatatatacaacCTGTACAACTGCGAGTATTAAATGTTTGTCGGCATTGGGTAGAGCACCACTTCTATGATTTTGAAAGAGATGCAGATCTTTTACAACGAATGGAGGAATTTATTGGAACAGTAAGAGgtaaagcaatgaaaaaatgGGTTGAATCCATCACTAAGataatccaaaggaaaaaaattgcaagagacaATGGACCAGGTCATAATATTACATTTCAGAGTCcaccacccacagttgagtggcaTATAAGCAGACCTGGGCATATAGAGACTTTTGACCTGCTCACGTTACACCCAATAGAAATTGCTCGACAACTCACTTTACTTGAATCGGATCTATACCGAGCTGTACAGCCATCAGAATTAGTTGGAAGTGTGTGGacaaaagaagacaaagaaattaatTCTCCTAATCTTCTGAAAATGATCCGGCATACCACTAATCTCACTCTGTGGTTTGAGAAATGTATTGTAGAAACTGAAAACTTAGAAGAAAGAGTAGCTGTGGTGAGTCGAATAATTGAGATTCTACAAGTCTTTCAGGAGCTGAACAACTTCAATGGTGTCCTTGAGGTTGTCAGTGCTATGAACTCATCACCTGTGTACAGGCTAGACCACACATTTGAGCAAATACCAAGTcgacaaaagaaaattttagaagaagCTCATGAATTGAGTGAAGATCACTATAAGAAATATTTGGCAAAACTCAGGTCTATCAATCCACCATGTGTGCCTTTCTTTGGAATTTATTTaactaatatattaaaaacagaagAAGGCAACCCTGAGGTCCTAAAAAGGCATGGGAAAGAACTTATAAACTTTAGCAAGAGGAGGAAAGTAGCAGAAATAACAGGAGAGATCCAGCAGTACCAAAATCAGCCTTACTGTTTACGAGTAGAATCAGATATCAAAAGGTTCTTTGAAAACTTAAATCCAATGGGAAATAGCATGGAAAAAGAATTTACAGATTATCTTTTCAACAAATCCCTAGAAATAGAACCACGAAACCCTAAGCCTCTCCCAAGATTTCCAAAAAAATATAGCTATCCCCTAAAATCTCCTGGTGTTCGTCCATCAAACCCAAGACCAGGTACCATGAGACATCCCACACCTCTGCAACAGGAGCCAAGGAAAATTAGTTATAGTAGGATCCCTGAAAGTGAAACAGAAAGTACAGCATCTGCACCAAATTCTCCAAGAACACCGTTAACACCTCCTCCTGCTTCTGGTGCCTCCAGTACCACAGATGTTTGCAGCGTATTTGATTCTGATCATTCGAGCCCTTTTCACTCAAGCAGCGATACCGTCTTTATCCAAGTTACACTACCCCATGGCCCAAGATCTGCTTCAGTATCATCTATAAGTTTAACCAGGGGCACTGATGAAGTGCCTGTCCCCCCTCCTGTTCCTCCACGAAGAAGACCAGAATCTGCCCCAGCAGAATCTTCCCCTTCTAAGATTATGTCTAAGCATTTGGACAGCCCCCCAGCAATTCCTCCTAGGCAACCCACATCAAAAGTCTATTCACCACGATATTCAATATCAGACCGGACCTCTCTATCAGACCCTCCTGAAAGCCCTCCCATATTACCACCACGAGAACCTGTGAGGACACCTGATGTTTTCTCAAGCTCACCACTACATCTCCAACCTCCCCCTTTGGGCAAAAAAAGTGACCATGGCAATGCCTTCTTCCCAAACAGCCCTTCCCCCTTTACACCACCTCCTCCTCAAACACCTTCTCCTCATGGCACGAGAAGGCATCTGCCGTCACCGCCACTGACACAAGAAGTGGACCTTCATCCCATTGCTGGGCCGCCAGTTCCTCCACGACAGAGCACTTCTCAGCATATCCCTAAACTCCCTCCAAAAACTTACAAAAGGGAGCACACACACCCAGCCATGCACAGAGACGCACCACCACTGCTGGAGAATGCCCATTCTTCCTGA